In one Dreissena polymorpha isolate Duluth1 chromosome 7, UMN_Dpol_1.0, whole genome shotgun sequence genomic region, the following are encoded:
- the LOC127837431 gene encoding uncharacterized protein LOC127837431 isoform X19 — MFSLADTVPQDLQGFMFSLADTVPQDLQGFMFSLVDTVPQDLQGFMFSLADTVPQDLQGFMVSLADMVLQDLQGFMVSLADTVLQDLQGFMVSLADMVPQDLQGFMFSLADTVPQDLQGFLVSLEDTVLQDLQGLMFSLADMVPQDLKGFLVSLADRVLQDLQGFMVSLADTVPQDLQGFMVSLADTVPQDLQGFMFSLVDMVPQDLQGFMVSLADTVPQDLQGFMFSLVDMVPQDLQGFMFSLADTVPQDLQGFMVSLADTVPQDLQGFMFSLVDMVPQDLQGFMVSLADTVPQDLQGFMFSLVDMVPQDLQGFLVSLADTVPQDLQGFMVSLADMVPQDLRGFLVSLADTVPQDLQGFMVSLADTVLQDLQGFLVSLADTVPQDLQGFLVSLADTVPQDLQGFMVSLADMVLLDLQGFMVSLADTVPQDLQGFMVSLADMVPQDLQGFLVSLADTVPQDLQGFMVSLADMVLLDLQGFMVSLADTVPQDLQGFMVSLADMVPQDLQGFMVSQADTVPQDLTAGMCRLNRSYHGCIWLIT, encoded by the exons ATGTTCTCACTAGCGGACACGGTACCTCAAGACCTGCAAGGTTTCATGTTCTCACTAGCGGACACGGTACCTCAAGACCTGCAAGGTTTCATGTTCTCACTAGTGGACACGGTACCTCAAGACCTGCAAGGTTTCATGTTCTCACTAGCGGACACGGTACCTCAAGAcctgcaaggtttcatggtctcactaGCGGACATGGTACTTCAAGAcctgcaaggtttcatggtctcactGGCGGACACGGTACTTCAAGAcctgcaaggtttcatggtctcactaGCAGACATGGTACCTCAAGACCTGCAAGGTTTCATGTTCTCACTAGCGGACACGGTACCTCAAGACCTGCAAGGTTTCCTGGTCTCCCTGGAGGACACGGTACTTCAAGACCTGCAAGGTTTAATGTTCTCACTAGCGGACATGGTACCTCAAGACCTGAAAGGTTTCCTGGTCTCACTGGCGGACAGGGTACTTCAAGAcctgcaaggtttcatggtctcactaGCAGACACTGTACCTCAAGACCTGCAAG gtttcatggtctcactaGCAGACACTGTACCTCAAGACCTGCAAGGTTTCATGTTCTCACTAGTGGACATGGTACCTCAAGAcctgcaaggtttcatggtctcactaGCGGACACGGTACCTCAAGACCTGCAAGGTTTCATGTTCTCACTAGTGGACATGGTACCTCAAGAcctgcaag GTTTCATGTTCTCACTAGCGGACACGGTACCTCAAGAcctgcaaggtttcatggtctcactaGCGGACACGGTACCTCAAGACCTGCAAGGTTTCATGTTCTCACTAGTGGACATGGTACCTCAAGAcctgcaaggtttcatggtctcactaGCGGACACGGTACCTCAAGACCTGCAAGGTTTCATGTTCTCACTAGTGGACATGGTACCTCAAGAcctgcaag gtttcctggtctcaCTGGCGGACACAGTACCTCAAGAcctgcaag gtttcatggtctcgcTAGCGGACATGGTACCTCAAGACCTGCGAGGTTTCCTGGTCTCACTAGCGGACACAGTACCTCAAGACCTGCAAGGTTTCATGGTTTCACTAGCGGACACAGTACTTCAAGACCTgcaaggtttcctggtctcaCTAGCAGACACAGTACCTCAAGACCTgcaaggtttcctggtctcaCTGGCGGACACGGTACCTCAAGAcctgcaaggtttcatggtctcactaGCGGACATGGTACTTTTAGAcctgcaaggtttcatggtctcactGGCGGACACAGTACCTCAAGAcctgcaaggtttcatggtctcgcTAGCGGACATGGTACCTCAAGACCTgcaaggtttcctggtctcaCTGGCGGACACAGTACCTCAAGACCTgcaag gtttcatggtctcactaGCGGACATGGTACTTTTAGAcctgcaaggtttcatggtctcactGGCGGACACAGTACCTCAAGAcctgcaaggtttcatggtctcgcTAGCGGACATGGTACCTCAAGAcctgcaaggtttcatggtctcacaaGCCGACACGGTACCTCAAGACCTAACTGCGGGAATGTGTAGGCTGAACAGGAGCTACCATGGTTGCATATGGCTTATAACATGA
- the LOC127837431 gene encoding uncharacterized protein LOC127837431 isoform X13: MFSLADTVPQDLQGFMFSLADTVPQDLQGFMFSLVDTVPQDLQGFMFSLADTVPQDLQGFMVSLADMVLQDLQGFMVSLADTVLQDLQGFMVSLADMVPQDLQGFMFSLADTVPQDLQGFLVSLEDTVLQDLQGLMFSLADMVPQDLKGFLVSLADRVLQDLQGFMVSLADTVPQDLQGFMVSLADTVPQDLQGFMFSLVDMVPQDLQGFMVSLADTVPQDLQGFMFSLVDMVPQDLQGFMFSLADTVPQDLQGFMVSLADTVPQDLQGFMFSLVDMVPQDLQGFMVSLADTVPQDLQGFMFSLVDMVPQDLQGFMVSLADTVPQDLQGFLVSLADTVPQDLQGFMVSLADMVPQDLRGFLVSLADTVPQDLQGFMVSLADTVLQDLQGFLVSLADTVPQDLQGFLVSLADTVPQDLQGFMVSLADMVLLDLQGFMVSLADTVPQDLQGFMVSLADMVPQDLQGFLVSLADTVPQDLQGFMVSLADMVLLDLQGFMVSLADTVPQDLQGFMVSLADMVPQDLQGFMVSQADTVPQDLTAGMCRLNRSYHGCIWLIT, translated from the exons ATGTTCTCACTAGCGGACACGGTACCTCAAGACCTGCAAGGTTTCATGTTCTCACTAGCGGACACGGTACCTCAAGACCTGCAAGGTTTCATGTTCTCACTAGTGGACACGGTACCTCAAGACCTGCAAGGTTTCATGTTCTCACTAGCGGACACGGTACCTCAAGAcctgcaaggtttcatggtctcactaGCGGACATGGTACTTCAAGAcctgcaaggtttcatggtctcactGGCGGACACGGTACTTCAAGAcctgcaaggtttcatggtctcactaGCAGACATGGTACCTCAAGACCTGCAAGGTTTCATGTTCTCACTAGCGGACACGGTACCTCAAGACCTGCAAGGTTTCCTGGTCTCCCTGGAGGACACGGTACTTCAAGACCTGCAAGGTTTAATGTTCTCACTAGCGGACATGGTACCTCAAGACCTGAAAGGTTTCCTGGTCTCACTGGCGGACAGGGTACTTCAAGAcctgcaaggtttcatggtctcactaGCAGACACTGTACCTCAAGACCTGCAAG gtttcatggtctcactaGCAGACACTGTACCTCAAGACCTGCAAGGTTTCATGTTCTCACTAGTGGACATGGTACCTCAAGAcctgcaaggtttcatggtctcactaGCGGACACGGTACCTCAAGACCTGCAAGGTTTCATGTTCTCACTAGTGGACATGGTACCTCAAGAcctgcaag GTTTCATGTTCTCACTAGCGGACACGGTACCTCAAGAcctgcaaggtttcatggtctcactaGCGGACACGGTACCTCAAGACCTGCAAGGTTTCATGTTCTCACTAGTGGACATGGTACCTCAAGAcctgcaaggtttcatggtctcactaGCGGACACGGTACCTCAAGACCTGCAAGGTTTCATGTTCTCACTAGTGGACATGGTACCTCAAGAcctgcaaggtttcatggtctcactaGCAGACACGGTACCTCAAGACCTgcaag gtttcctggtctcaCTGGCGGACACAGTACCTCAAGAcctgcaag gtttcatggtctcgcTAGCGGACATGGTACCTCAAGACCTGCGAGGTTTCCTGGTCTCACTAGCGGACACAGTACCTCAAGACCTGCAAGGTTTCATGGTTTCACTAGCGGACACAGTACTTCAAGACCTgcaaggtttcctggtctcaCTAGCAGACACAGTACCTCAAGACCTgcaaggtttcctggtctcaCTGGCGGACACGGTACCTCAAGAcctgcaaggtttcatggtctcactaGCGGACATGGTACTTTTAGAcctgcaaggtttcatggtctcactGGCGGACACAGTACCTCAAGAcctgcaaggtttcatggtctcgcTAGCGGACATGGTACCTCAAGACCTgcaaggtttcctggtctcaCTGGCGGACACAGTACCTCAAGACCTgcaag gtttcatggtctcactaGCGGACATGGTACTTTTAGAcctgcaaggtttcatggtctcactGGCGGACACAGTACCTCAAGAcctgcaaggtttcatggtctcgcTAGCGGACATGGTACCTCAAGAcctgcaaggtttcatggtctcacaaGCCGACACGGTACCTCAAGACCTAACTGCGGGAATGTGTAGGCTGAACAGGAGCTACCATGGTTGCATATGGCTTATAACATGA
- the LOC127837431 gene encoding uncharacterized protein LOC127837431 isoform X9, whose protein sequence is MFSLADTVPQDLQGFMFSLADTVPQDLQGFMFSLVDTVPQDLQGFMFSLADTVPQDLQGFMVSLADMVLQDLQGFMVSLADTVLQDLQGFMVSLADMVPQDLQGFMFSLADTVPQDLQGFLVSLEDTVLQDLQGLMFSLADMVPQDLKGFLVSLADRVLQDLQGFMVSLADTVPQDLQGFMVSLADTVPQDLQGFMFSLVDMVPQDLQGFMVSLADTVPQDLQGFMFSLVDMVPQDLQGFMFSLADTVPQDLQGFMVSLADTVPQDLQGFMFSLVDMVPQDLQGFMVSLADTVPQDLQGFMFSLVDMVPQDLQGFMVSLADTVPQDLQGFMVSLADTVPQDQQGFLVSLADTVPQDLQGFMVSLADMVPQDLRGFLVSLADTVPQDLQGFMVSLADTVLQDLQGFLVSLADTVPQDLQGFLVSLADTVPQDLQGFMVSLADMVLLDLQGFMVSLADTVPQDLQGFMVSLADMVPQDLQGFLVSLADTVPQDLQGFMVSLADMVLLDLQGFMVSLADTVPQDLQGFMVSLADMVPQDLQGFMVSQADTVPQDLTAGMCRLNRSYHGCIWLIT, encoded by the exons ATGTTCTCACTAGCGGACACGGTACCTCAAGACCTGCAAGGTTTCATGTTCTCACTAGCGGACACGGTACCTCAAGACCTGCAAGGTTTCATGTTCTCACTAGTGGACACGGTACCTCAAGACCTGCAAGGTTTCATGTTCTCACTAGCGGACACGGTACCTCAAGAcctgcaaggtttcatggtctcactaGCGGACATGGTACTTCAAGAcctgcaaggtttcatggtctcactGGCGGACACGGTACTTCAAGAcctgcaaggtttcatggtctcactaGCAGACATGGTACCTCAAGACCTGCAAGGTTTCATGTTCTCACTAGCGGACACGGTACCTCAAGACCTGCAAGGTTTCCTGGTCTCCCTGGAGGACACGGTACTTCAAGACCTGCAAGGTTTAATGTTCTCACTAGCGGACATGGTACCTCAAGACCTGAAAGGTTTCCTGGTCTCACTGGCGGACAGGGTACTTCAAGAcctgcaaggtttcatggtctcactaGCAGACACTGTACCTCAAGACCTGCAAG gtttcatggtctcactaGCAGACACTGTACCTCAAGACCTGCAAGGTTTCATGTTCTCACTAGTGGACATGGTACCTCAAGAcctgcaaggtttcatggtctcactaGCGGACACGGTACCTCAAGACCTGCAAGGTTTCATGTTCTCACTAGTGGACATGGTACCTCAAGAcctgcaag GTTTCATGTTCTCACTAGCGGACACGGTACCTCAAGAcctgcaaggtttcatggtctcactaGCGGACACGGTACCTCAAGACCTGCAAGGTTTCATGTTCTCACTAGTGGACATGGTACCTCAAGAcctgcaaggtttcatggtctcactaGCGGACACGGTACCTCAAGACCTGCAAGGTTTCATGTTCTCACTAGTGGACATGGTACCTCAAGAcctgcaaggtttcatggtctcactaGCAGACACGGTACCTCAAGACCTgcaag gtttcatggtctcactaGCGGACACAGTACCTCAAGACCAgcaaggtttcctggtctcaCTGGCGGACACAGTACCTCAAGAcctgcaag gtttcatggtctcgcTAGCGGACATGGTACCTCAAGACCTGCGAGGTTTCCTGGTCTCACTAGCGGACACAGTACCTCAAGACCTGCAAGGTTTCATGGTTTCACTAGCGGACACAGTACTTCAAGACCTgcaaggtttcctggtctcaCTAGCAGACACAGTACCTCAAGACCTgcaaggtttcctggtctcaCTGGCGGACACGGTACCTCAAGAcctgcaaggtttcatggtctcactaGCGGACATGGTACTTTTAGAcctgcaaggtttcatggtctcactGGCGGACACAGTACCTCAAGAcctgcaaggtttcatggtctcgcTAGCGGACATGGTACCTCAAGACCTgcaaggtttcctggtctcaCTGGCGGACACAGTACCTCAAGACCTgcaag gtttcatggtctcactaGCGGACATGGTACTTTTAGAcctgcaaggtttcatggtctcactGGCGGACACAGTACCTCAAGAcctgcaaggtttcatggtctcgcTAGCGGACATGGTACCTCAAGAcctgcaaggtttcatggtctcacaaGCCGACACGGTACCTCAAGACCTAACTGCGGGAATGTGTAGGCTGAACAGGAGCTACCATGGTTGCATATGGCTTATAACATGA
- the LOC127837431 gene encoding uncharacterized protein LOC127837431 isoform X39 yields MFSLADTVPQDLQGFMFSLADTVPQDLQGFMFSLVDTVPQDLQGFMFSLADTVPQDLQGFMVSLADMVLQDLQGFMVSLADTVLQDLQGFMVSLADMVPQDLQGFMFSLADTVPQDLQGFLVSLEDTVLQDLQGLMFSLADMVPQDLKGFLVSLADRVLQDLQGFMVSLADTVPQDLQGFMVSLADTVPQDLQGFMFSLVDMVPQDLQGFMVSLADTVPQDLQGFMFSLVDMVPQDLQGFMFSLADTVPQDLQGFMVSLADTVPQDLQGFMVSLADTVPQDLQGFMVSLADTVPQDLQGFMVSLADMVPQDLRGFLVSLADTVPQDLQGFMVSLADTVLQDLQGFLVSLADTVPQDLQGFLVSLADTVPQDLQGFMVSLADMVLLDLQGFMVSLADTVPQDLQGFMVSLADMVPQDLQGFLVSLADTVPQDLQGFMVSLADMVLLDLQGFMVSLADTVPQDLQGFMVSLADMVPQDLQGFMVSQADTVPQDLTAGMCRLNRSYHGCIWLIT; encoded by the exons ATGTTCTCACTAGCGGACACGGTACCTCAAGACCTGCAAGGTTTCATGTTCTCACTAGCGGACACGGTACCTCAAGACCTGCAAGGTTTCATGTTCTCACTAGTGGACACGGTACCTCAAGACCTGCAAGGTTTCATGTTCTCACTAGCGGACACGGTACCTCAAGAcctgcaaggtttcatggtctcactaGCGGACATGGTACTTCAAGAcctgcaaggtttcatggtctcactGGCGGACACGGTACTTCAAGAcctgcaaggtttcatggtctcactaGCAGACATGGTACCTCAAGACCTGCAAGGTTTCATGTTCTCACTAGCGGACACGGTACCTCAAGACCTGCAAGGTTTCCTGGTCTCCCTGGAGGACACGGTACTTCAAGACCTGCAAGGTTTAATGTTCTCACTAGCGGACATGGTACCTCAAGACCTGAAAGGTTTCCTGGTCTCACTGGCGGACAGGGTACTTCAAGAcctgcaaggtttcatggtctcactaGCAGACACTGTACCTCAAGACCTGCAAG gtttcatggtctcactaGCAGACACTGTACCTCAAGACCTGCAAGGTTTCATGTTCTCACTAGTGGACATGGTACCTCAAGAcctgcaaggtttcatggtctcactaGCGGACACGGTACCTCAAGACCTGCAAGGTTTCATGTTCTCACTAGTGGACATGGTACCTCAAGAcctgcaag GTTTCATGTTCTCACTAGCGGACACGGTACCTCAAGAcctgcaaggtttcatggtctcactaGCGGACACGGTACCTCAAGACCTGCAAG gtttcatggtctcactaGCGGACACGGTACCTCAAGACCTGCAAG gtttcatggtctcactaGCGGACACAGTACCTCAAGAcctgcaaggtttcatggtctcgcTAGCGGACATGGTACCTCAAGACCTGCGAGGTTTCCTGGTCTCACTAGCGGACACAGTACCTCAAGACCTGCAAGGTTTCATGGTTTCACTAGCGGACACAGTACTTCAAGACCTgcaaggtttcctggtctcaCTAGCAGACACAGTACCTCAAGACCTgcaaggtttcctggtctcaCTGGCGGACACGGTACCTCAAGAcctgcaaggtttcatggtctcactaGCGGACATGGTACTTTTAGAcctgcaaggtttcatggtctcactGGCGGACACAGTACCTCAAGAcctgcaaggtttcatggtctcgcTAGCGGACATGGTACCTCAAGACCTgcaaggtttcctggtctcaCTGGCGGACACAGTACCTCAAGACCTgcaag gtttcatggtctcactaGCGGACATGGTACTTTTAGAcctgcaaggtttcatggtctcactGGCGGACACAGTACCTCAAGAcctgcaaggtttcatggtctcgcTAGCGGACATGGTACCTCAAGAcctgcaaggtttcatggtctcacaaGCCGACACGGTACCTCAAGACCTAACTGCGGGAATGTGTAGGCTGAACAGGAGCTACCATGGTTGCATATGGCTTATAACATGA
- the LOC127837431 gene encoding uncharacterized protein LOC127837431 isoform X29, with the protein MFSLADTVPQDLQGFMFSLADTVPQDLQGFMFSLVDTVPQDLQGFMFSLADTVPQDLQGFMVSLADMVLQDLQGFMVSLADTVLQDLQGFMVSLADMVPQDLQGFMFSLADTVPQDLQGFLVSLEDTVLQDLQGLMFSLADMVPQDLKGFLVSLADRVLQDLQGFMVSLADTVPQDLQGFMVSLADTVPQDLQGFMFSLVDMVPQDLQGFMVSLADTVPQDLQGFMFSLVDMVPQDLQGFMFSLADTVPQDLQGFMVSLADTVPQDLQGFMVSLADTVPQDLQGFLVSLADTVPQDLQGFMVSLADTVPQDLQGFMVSLADMVPQDLRGFLVSLADTVPQDLQGFMVSLADTVLQDLQGFLVSLADTVPQDLQGFLVSLADTVPQDLQGFMVSLADMVLLDLQGFMVSLADTVPQDLQGFMVSLADMVPQDLQGFLVSLADTVPQDLQGFMVSLADMVLLDLQGFMVSLADTVPQDLQGFMVSLADMVPQDLQGFMVSQADTVPQDLTAGMCRLNRSYHGCIWLIT; encoded by the exons ATGTTCTCACTAGCGGACACGGTACCTCAAGACCTGCAAGGTTTCATGTTCTCACTAGCGGACACGGTACCTCAAGACCTGCAAGGTTTCATGTTCTCACTAGTGGACACGGTACCTCAAGACCTGCAAGGTTTCATGTTCTCACTAGCGGACACGGTACCTCAAGAcctgcaaggtttcatggtctcactaGCGGACATGGTACTTCAAGAcctgcaaggtttcatggtctcactGGCGGACACGGTACTTCAAGAcctgcaaggtttcatggtctcactaGCAGACATGGTACCTCAAGACCTGCAAGGTTTCATGTTCTCACTAGCGGACACGGTACCTCAAGACCTGCAAGGTTTCCTGGTCTCCCTGGAGGACACGGTACTTCAAGACCTGCAAGGTTTAATGTTCTCACTAGCGGACATGGTACCTCAAGACCTGAAAGGTTTCCTGGTCTCACTGGCGGACAGGGTACTTCAAGAcctgcaaggtttcatggtctcactaGCAGACACTGTACCTCAAGACCTGCAAG gtttcatggtctcactaGCAGACACTGTACCTCAAGACCTGCAAGGTTTCATGTTCTCACTAGTGGACATGGTACCTCAAGAcctgcaaggtttcatggtctcactaGCGGACACGGTACCTCAAGACCTGCAAGGTTTCATGTTCTCACTAGTGGACATGGTACCTCAAGAcctgcaag GTTTCATGTTCTCACTAGCGGACACGGTACCTCAAGAcctgcaaggtttcatggtctcactaGCGGACACGGTACCTCAAGACCTGCAAG gtttcatggtctcactaGCGGACACGGTACCTCAAGACCTGCAAG gtttcctggtctcaCTAGCAGACACAGTACCTCAAGAcctgcaaggtttcatggtctcactaGCGGACACAGTACCTCAAGAcctgcaaggtttcatggtctcgcTAGCGGACATGGTACCTCAAGACCTGCGAGGTTTCCTGGTCTCACTAGCGGACACAGTACCTCAAGACCTGCAAGGTTTCATGGTTTCACTAGCGGACACAGTACTTCAAGACCTgcaaggtttcctggtctcaCTAGCAGACACAGTACCTCAAGACCTgcaaggtttcctggtctcaCTGGCGGACACGGTACCTCAAGAcctgcaaggtttcatggtctcactaGCGGACATGGTACTTTTAGAcctgcaaggtttcatggtctcactGGCGGACACAGTACCTCAAGAcctgcaaggtttcatggtctcgcTAGCGGACATGGTACCTCAAGACCTgcaaggtttcctggtctcaCTGGCGGACACAGTACCTCAAGACCTgcaag gtttcatggtctcactaGCGGACATGGTACTTTTAGAcctgcaaggtttcatggtctcactGGCGGACACAGTACCTCAAGAcctgcaaggtttcatggtctcgcTAGCGGACATGGTACCTCAAGAcctgcaaggtttcatggtctcacaaGCCGACACGGTACCTCAAGACCTAACTGCGGGAATGTGTAGGCTGAACAGGAGCTACCATGGTTGCATATGGCTTATAACATGA
- the LOC127837431 gene encoding uncharacterized protein LOC127837431 isoform X5 — translation MFSLADTVPQDLQGFMFSLADTVPQDLQGFMFSLVDTVPQDLQGFMFSLADTVPQDLQGFMVSLADMVLQDLQGFMVSLADTVLQDLQGFMVSLADMVPQDLQGFMFSLADTVPQDLQGFLVSLEDTVLQDLQGLMFSLADMVPQDLKGFLVSLADRVLQDLQGFMVSLADTVPQDLQGFMVSLADTVPQDLQGFMFSLVDMVPQDLQGFMVSLADTVPQDLQGFMFSLVDMVPQDLQGFMFSLADTVPQDLQGFMVSLADTVPQDLQGFMFSLVDMVPQDLQGFMVSLADTVPQDLQGFMFSLVDMVPQDLQGFMVSLADTVPQDLQGFLVSLADTVPQDLQGFMVSLADMVPQDLQGFMVSLADTVPQDLQGFMVSLADMVPQDLRGFLVSLADTVPQDLQGFMVSLADTVLQDLQGFLVSLADTVPQDLQGFLVSLADTVPQDLQGFMVSLADMVLLDLQGFMVSLADTVPQDLQGFMVSLADMVPQDLQGFLVSLADTVPQDLQGFMVSLADMVLLDLQGFMVSLADTVPQDLQGFMVSLADMVPQDLQGFMVSQADTVPQDLTAGMCRLNRSYHGCIWLIT, via the exons ATGTTCTCACTAGCGGACACGGTACCTCAAGACCTGCAAGGTTTCATGTTCTCACTAGCGGACACGGTACCTCAAGACCTGCAAGGTTTCATGTTCTCACTAGTGGACACGGTACCTCAAGACCTGCAAGGTTTCATGTTCTCACTAGCGGACACGGTACCTCAAGAcctgcaaggtttcatggtctcactaGCGGACATGGTACTTCAAGAcctgcaaggtttcatggtctcactGGCGGACACGGTACTTCAAGAcctgcaaggtttcatggtctcactaGCAGACATGGTACCTCAAGACCTGCAAGGTTTCATGTTCTCACTAGCGGACACGGTACCTCAAGACCTGCAAGGTTTCCTGGTCTCCCTGGAGGACACGGTACTTCAAGACCTGCAAGGTTTAATGTTCTCACTAGCGGACATGGTACCTCAAGACCTGAAAGGTTTCCTGGTCTCACTGGCGGACAGGGTACTTCAAGAcctgcaaggtttcatggtctcactaGCAGACACTGTACCTCAAGACCTGCAAG gtttcatggtctcactaGCAGACACTGTACCTCAAGACCTGCAAGGTTTCATGTTCTCACTAGTGGACATGGTACCTCAAGAcctgcaaggtttcatggtctcactaGCGGACACGGTACCTCAAGACCTGCAAGGTTTCATGTTCTCACTAGTGGACATGGTACCTCAAGAcctgcaag GTTTCATGTTCTCACTAGCGGACACGGTACCTCAAGAcctgcaaggtttcatggtctcactaGCGGACACGGTACCTCAAGACCTGCAAGGTTTCATGTTCTCACTAGTGGACATGGTACCTCAAGAcctgcaaggtttcatggtctcactaGCGGACACGGTACCTCAAGACCTGCAAGGTTTCATGTTCTCACTAGTGGACATGGTACCTCAAGAcctgcaaggtttcatggtctcactaGCAGACACGGTACCTCAAGACCTgcaaggtttcctggtctcaCTGGCGGACACGGTACCTCAAGAcctgcaag gtttcatggtctcactaGCGGACATGGTACCTCAAGAcctgcaag gtttcatggtctcactaGCGGACACAGTACCTCAAGAcctgcaaggtttcatggtctcgcTAGCGGACATGGTACCTCAAGACCTGCGAGGTTTCCTGGTCTCACTAGCGGACACAGTACCTCAAGACCTGCAAGGTTTCATGGTTTCACTAGCGGACACAGTACTTCAAGACCTgcaaggtttcctggtctcaCTAGCAGACACAGTACCTCAAGACCTgcaaggtttcctggtctcaCTGGCGGACACGGTACCTCAAGAcctgcaaggtttcatggtctcactaGCGGACATGGTACTTTTAGAcctgcaaggtttcatggtctcactGGCGGACACAGTACCTCAAGAcctgcaaggtttcatggtctcgcTAGCGGACATGGTACCTCAAGACCTgcaaggtttcctggtctcaCTGGCGGACACAGTACCTCAAGACCTgcaag gtttcatggtctcactaGCGGACATGGTACTTTTAGAcctgcaaggtttcatggtctcactGGCGGACACAGTACCTCAAGAcctgcaaggtttcatggtctcgcTAGCGGACATGGTACCTCAAGAcctgcaaggtttcatggtctcacaaGCCGACACGGTACCTCAAGACCTAACTGCGGGAATGTGTAGGCTGAACAGGAGCTACCATGGTTGCATATGGCTTATAACATGA